One window of Papilio machaon chromosome 18, ilPapMach1.1, whole genome shotgun sequence genomic DNA carries:
- the LOC106707937 gene encoding tachykinins, whose protein sequence is MIPPKTCLLFIIINLICMAIAQDMEKRVPQGFLGMRGKKYLDSEEIGEFYKRKPQFFVGVKGKKNYAEPDIYDKRARMGFFGMRGKKEYPELLFPDSYPQRVGSLFGQIEYAANELPINQEPLDDLITDYIQKLQGSNLSPEHIDTEIIPDESEMTNEVDKRAKLHQFYGVRGKKSVQNKRPYDLSFRGKFIGVRGKKDVKNAQEIKFLLGENGPWPKRKAQMGFFGMRGKKWTDESSPEETPY, encoded by the exons ATGATTCCCCCAAAGACCTGTCTgctcttcatcatcatcaatctGATCTGCATGGCCATCGCGCAGGATATGGAAAAGAGGGTGCCCCAGGGCTTCCTCGGCATGCGCGGTAAAAAATACCTAGACTCCGAAGAGATCGGAGAATTCTACAAACGAAAACCGCAATTCTTCGTTGGTGTTAAAGGAAAGAAGAACTACGCTGAACCAGATATATATGATAAACGTGCTCGAATGGGATTCTTTGGTATGCGAGGAAAGAAGGAATATCCTGAACTGTTGTTCCCGGATAGTTATCCCCAAAGAGTTGGCTCGTTGTTCGGACAAATCGAGTACGCAGCTAATGAGCTACCTATTAATCAAGAGCCACTTGACGATTTGATTACTGACTATATTCAAAAACTGCAAGGCTCGAATCTAAGTCCTGAACATATCGACACCGAGATTATACCGGATGAATCTGAGATGACCAATGAAGTGGATAAGCGAGCGAAACTTCACCAGTTTTATGGCGTGCGAGGAAAGAAGTCGGTTCAGAATAAGCGGCCGTACGATCTATCTTTCCGCGGCAAGTTTATCGGTGTTCGCGGGAAGAAGGATGTTAAGAACGCGCAGGAGATTAAGTTCCTTTTGGGAGAGAACGGGCCCTGGCCTAAGAGGAAGGCGCAGATGGGATTCTTCGGAATGCGAGGCAAGAAGTGGACCGATG AATCGAGCCCAGAGGAGACACCGTATTAG